The following proteins are encoded in a genomic region of Ornithodoros turicata isolate Travis chromosome 6, ASM3712646v1, whole genome shotgun sequence:
- the LOC135396717 gene encoding U-actitoxin-Avd3f-like: MKVIYPVVFFVVVELTSGLLLRPKPPACTASPDPGPCKAHMRRYYFNATSGRCEEFIYGGCYGNSNNYKRIVSCYKNCANLSHRKCLAPLDVGNCSAEVERYYFDVVSGECQKFVYTGCEGNENNYADLGSCQRVCSPQP; the protein is encoded by the exons ATGAAGGTGATCTACCCTGTCGTGTTTTTCGTCGTTGTCGAGCTCACTTCAG GACTGCTGCTCAGACCGAAGCCCCCTGCCTGTACAGCATCTCCAGATCCAGGGCCGTGCAAAGCTCACATGAGACGCTACTACTTCAACGCCACATCGGGCCGCTGCGAAGAGTTCATTTATGGAGGTTGTTACGGGAACAGCAACAACTACAAGAGGATAGTCAGTTGCTACAAAAACTGCGCCA ATTTGTCCCACAGAAAGTGCTTAGCACCTTTGGACGTTGGGAACTGTTCTGCGGAGGTCGAGAGGTACTATTTTGACGTCGTTAGCGGGGAGTGCCAGAAGTTCGTCTACACTGGATGCGAAGGGAATGAAAACAACTACGCGGACCTGGGCTCTTGCCAGCGGGTTTGCAGTC CGCAACCATGA